From a single Longimicrobium terrae genomic region:
- the trpA gene encoding tryptophan synthase subunit alpha, protein MSATTSSDPSLHLSFAAARAENRAALIPYVTAGHPRTTDTAAVLDALAEEGADVIELGVPFSDPLADGPTIQRSSFEAIAQGVDVRWTLDQLADFRARHRTSVVLFTYLNPVLRHGVDRFLADAHAAGAQGVLLTDLPVGADPELEGKFAASPLDLIRLIAPTTTPARMREIAAAARGFLYYVSRTGVTGAQVELQEGLAAEVETLRAATSVPVAVGFGISTPEQAATVARVADGVVVGSALVETLRTGGVDEGRRFVRALRHAVDGARRP, encoded by the coding sequence ATGTCGGCGACTACTTCGTCTGATCCTTCGCTGCACCTCTCCTTTGCGGCCGCCCGCGCGGAAAACCGCGCCGCCCTGATCCCCTACGTGACCGCGGGGCACCCCCGCACCACCGACACCGCCGCGGTGCTGGACGCGCTGGCGGAAGAGGGCGCGGACGTCATCGAACTGGGCGTGCCTTTCAGCGACCCGCTGGCGGACGGGCCCACCATTCAGCGCTCGTCGTTCGAGGCGATCGCGCAGGGGGTGGACGTGCGCTGGACGCTGGACCAGCTGGCGGACTTCCGCGCGCGCCACCGCACCTCCGTGGTCCTGTTCACCTACCTGAACCCGGTTCTGCGCCACGGCGTGGACCGCTTTCTGGCGGACGCGCACGCGGCGGGCGCGCAGGGCGTGCTGCTGACGGACCTGCCCGTGGGCGCGGACCCGGAGCTGGAGGGCAAGTTCGCCGCGTCGCCGCTGGACCTGATCCGCCTGATCGCGCCGACCACGACGCCGGCGCGGATGCGGGAGATCGCCGCCGCGGCGCGCGGGTTTCTGTACTACGTGAGCCGTACCGGCGTGACCGGCGCGCAGGTGGAGCTGCAGGAGGGGCTGGCGGCGGAGGTGGAGACGCTGCGCGCGGCCACCTCGGTGCCGGTGGCAGTGGGCTTCGGCATCAGCACGCCGGAGCAGGCGGCCACGGTGGCGCGCGTGGCGGACGGCGTGGTAGTGGGGAGCGCGCTGGTGGAAACGCTGCGCACGGGCGGGGTGGACGAGGGGCGCCGCTTCGTGCGGGCGCTGCGGCACGCCGTGGACGGCGCCCGGCGGCCGTGA
- a CDS encoding nucleotidyl transferase AbiEii/AbiGii toxin family protein — MRIVAETARRHDIHSLHLEGGTALSAYFLGHRESEDLDFFGDPDFHAAGFVGVLSPVLADSGFSLEVVGSPSAWHARALARHSDSGIAVKLDFGASSSFRLAPREVTTETIEVASYRDLCAGKLHAICDRFEVRDFLDLHAILTRPDPSGAIPHEGEFRDRARAVIRDLMESDPGLDAATIGTAVAQGKGRSIAAPFPLRLLRPFDEASIQQTITLVLDECVELAAPHLP, encoded by the coding sequence ATGCGCATCGTCGCGGAAACCGCACGCCGCCATGACATCCACTCCCTGCACCTTGAAGGCGGAACCGCTCTCTCGGCGTACTTCCTGGGACACCGCGAGTCGGAGGATTTGGACTTCTTTGGCGATCCGGATTTCCACGCGGCTGGTTTCGTTGGCGTGCTCTCGCCAGTACTCGCCGATTCGGGATTCAGCCTGGAAGTGGTTGGTTCGCCCAGTGCGTGGCATGCCAGGGCTCTGGCGAGGCATTCCGATTCGGGGATTGCCGTAAAGCTGGACTTCGGAGCGAGTTCATCGTTTCGCCTGGCCCCTCGAGAGGTGACCACCGAAACAATTGAGGTCGCATCTTATCGAGATCTCTGTGCGGGTAAGCTGCATGCGATCTGCGACCGCTTTGAAGTCCGCGATTTTCTTGACCTGCACGCCATCCTGACCCGGCCAGACCCGAGCGGTGCGATTCCGCACGAGGGCGAATTCCGAGATCGTGCGCGAGCTGTCATTCGGGATCTGATGGAGTCGGATCCTGGTCTGGACGCCGCAACGATCGGCACCGCCGTCGCCCAGGGTAAAGGCCGTTCCATTGCAGCCCCGTTCCCGCTGCGGCTCCTGCGACCATTCGACGAAGCTTCGATCCAGCAGACTATCACCCTCGTGCTGGACGAGTGCGTCGAACTCGCCGCGCCTCACCTGCCCTGA
- a CDS encoding methyl-accepting chemotaxis protein, protein MNEPRLATATIRLLQGYARFLLMAGGAAVLLALASAFRWAPGAWGVVGAILGAAAVAGLRMGSVQLSKFSYVTMTVVPVGALTLLGEPAAAVFAAWAGTAAGDLLRRKVWFASAVNAGREALAAVAGIAGYLLASRAVGLGPADLDHGYAPAFSLAGLPVLIVFFLAYFAASRGLFYFSLIFRGKLTAAERNVLLRYEIVSAVLGMVGAVGVASSFAFLGWPGPVIIVAFVVATGLVARLLVVEAISSEELRKVAAMESVITAGMPLGESMAAIEEMAGRLIEWRWLHVYSVRDGRLVMIHPPMADPEGLDALQPLREQSFATGEAVAMSDLHRGGVGGARIPVRSLVLQPLLYGRTALGLLEVAHHRPDVYRGPEHRLIERFARQLALALQLDGLVRPMTDSAREMDAALRTLGGRLTSLRESGQGVANTAADIRQRIADQGRRTAFGLRLTDELSASAHAMATDAGETAGASRDTRRLASENRGAIAEAIGRLVDLRDFVDAEAREMGALAGTSAQIASVVETIRAIADQTNLLALNAAIEAARAGEHGRGFAVVADEVRKLADDTGRAAVQARDMVDGVRGQMATALGRMQQGASRLQGVGDLSRTALDSVDRIVAAAEGAEGLTERMAGRADEQRRRIAGLRDEFGAVAEIADRNGEGASAVADAAALQAETLEQIEQATASLADVSERLTGYIARLHEVS, encoded by the coding sequence GTGAACGAGCCCCGCCTGGCGACGGCGACCATTCGCCTGCTGCAGGGATACGCGCGCTTTCTGCTCATGGCGGGGGGCGCGGCCGTGCTTCTGGCGCTGGCGTCGGCGTTCCGCTGGGCGCCGGGGGCGTGGGGCGTGGTGGGCGCGATCCTCGGCGCGGCGGCGGTGGCGGGGCTGCGGATGGGCTCGGTGCAGCTGTCCAAGTTCAGCTACGTCACCATGACGGTGGTGCCGGTGGGCGCGCTTACGCTGCTGGGCGAGCCCGCCGCCGCCGTGTTCGCCGCGTGGGCGGGGACCGCCGCGGGCGACCTGCTGCGCCGCAAGGTGTGGTTCGCCTCGGCCGTGAACGCCGGGCGCGAGGCACTGGCCGCCGTGGCGGGGATCGCGGGGTACCTGCTGGCTTCGCGCGCGGTGGGGCTGGGCCCGGCGGACCTGGACCACGGCTACGCGCCGGCCTTTTCGCTGGCCGGGCTCCCCGTCCTGATCGTCTTTTTTCTGGCGTACTTCGCCGCCAGCCGCGGGCTCTTCTACTTTTCGCTCATCTTTCGCGGCAAGCTGACCGCGGCCGAGCGCAACGTGCTGCTGCGCTACGAGATCGTGTCCGCCGTGCTGGGGATGGTGGGCGCGGTGGGAGTCGCGTCCAGCTTCGCCTTTCTGGGGTGGCCGGGGCCGGTGATCATCGTGGCCTTCGTGGTGGCGACGGGGCTGGTGGCGCGGCTGCTGGTGGTGGAGGCGATTTCGTCGGAGGAGCTGCGCAAGGTGGCGGCGATGGAGTCGGTGATCACCGCCGGCATGCCGCTGGGCGAGTCGATGGCGGCCATCGAAGAGATGGCGGGGCGGCTGATCGAGTGGCGGTGGCTGCACGTGTACTCCGTGCGCGACGGCCGGCTGGTGATGATTCACCCGCCCATGGCGGACCCGGAGGGGCTGGACGCGCTGCAGCCGCTGCGCGAGCAGTCGTTCGCCACGGGCGAGGCGGTGGCGATGTCGGACCTGCACCGCGGCGGGGTGGGGGGCGCGCGCATCCCCGTGCGGTCGCTGGTGCTGCAGCCGCTGCTGTACGGACGCACCGCGCTGGGGCTGCTGGAGGTGGCGCACCACCGCCCGGACGTGTACCGCGGCCCGGAGCACCGGCTGATCGAGCGGTTCGCGCGGCAGCTGGCGCTGGCGCTGCAGCTGGACGGGCTGGTGCGGCCCATGACGGACAGCGCGCGCGAGATGGACGCGGCACTGCGTACGCTGGGCGGCCGGCTCACCAGCCTGCGCGAGAGCGGGCAGGGGGTGGCGAATACCGCGGCGGACATCCGCCAGCGCATCGCGGACCAGGGGCGGCGCACGGCGTTCGGGCTGCGGCTGACGGACGAGCTTTCGGCGTCGGCGCACGCCATGGCCACGGACGCGGGGGAGACGGCGGGGGCCAGCCGGGACACGCGCCGCCTGGCGTCGGAAAACCGCGGCGCCATCGCCGAGGCCATCGGGCGGCTGGTGGACCTGCGCGACTTCGTGGACGCGGAGGCGCGGGAAATGGGGGCGCTGGCCGGGACCTCCGCGCAGATCGCCAGCGTGGTGGAAACGATCCGCGCCATCGCCGACCAGACCAATCTGCTGGCGCTGAACGCGGCGATCGAGGCGGCGCGCGCGGGGGAGCACGGGCGCGGGTTCGCCGTGGTGGCGGACGAGGTTCGCAAGCTGGCGGACGACACGGGGCGCGCGGCGGTGCAGGCGCGCGACATGGTGGACGGCGTGCGCGGGCAGATGGCGACGGCGCTGGGGCGCATGCAGCAGGGCGCGTCGCGGCTGCAGGGGGTGGGCGACCTGTCGCGCACGGCGCTGGACTCGGTGGACCGCATCGTGGCCGCGGCGGAGGGGGCCGAGGGGCTCACGGAGCGGATGGCCGGGCGCGCGGACGAGCAGCGGCGGCGCATCGCCGGGCTGCGCGACGAGTTCGGGGCGGTGGCGGAGATCGCGGACCGCAACGGCGAGGGTGCCAGCGCGGTGGCGGACGCGGCGGCGCTGCAGGCGGAGACGCTGGAGCAGATTGAGCAGGCCACCGCGTCGCTGGCCGACGTTTCGGAGCGGCTCACCGGCTACATCGCGCGGCTGCACGAAGTCAGCTGA